Proteins encoded in a region of the Lepeophtheirus salmonis chromosome 6, UVic_Lsal_1.4, whole genome shotgun sequence genome:
- the LOC121120323 gene encoding neurotrophin 1, with protein MALKCMVLATLIAAVYGATPAPYGYTPAPVYGYSPSPAPYHEPSPYHEPAPYSPYHEPAPYAPPHHEPAPYAPPHHEPAPYAPPHHEPAPYAPPHHPSPAPYAPPHHNQPEHYAPPKCSKGNPNTYCVEDSEYPTYEIEHALEYHYDAVQQIYKDVLANTENSVDRLKSLVEETYLCPSETKYIQPLRAVNANGKWRIIVNNVKAHYETLTQTTRVEHCSTPGSHCPLVPECYETKCVQKSIYHRFLTYDPYDQYLPFAIESFKLPASCACYNGAFAESH; from the exons ATGGCTTTAAAGTGCATG GTTTTAGCAACTTTGATAGCTGCCGTCTATGGCGCTACCCCTGCCCCTTATGGATATACACCCGCTCCTGTCTATGGATACTCTCCATCCCCAGCTCCATATCATGAGCCATCTCCTTACCACGAGCCTGCTCCTTATTCACCATACCACGAGCCTGCTCCTTATGCTCCTCCTCACCACGAGCCTGCTCCTTATGCACCTCCTCACCACGAACCTGCTCCTTATGCACCTCCTCACCACGAACCTGCTCCTTATGCACCTCCTCACCATCCATCCCCTGCTCCTTATGCCCCTCCCCACCACAATCAACCCGAACACTATGCTCCTCCAAAGTGCTCCAAAGGTAACCCCAACACTTATTGCGTTGAGGATTCTGAGTACCCTACCTATGAAATTGAGCACGCCTTGGAATACCACTACGATGCCGTCCAACAAATCTACAAGGATGTTCTTGCCAACACTGAGAACTCTGTAGATCGTCTCAAGAGCCTTGTTGAGGAAACCTACTTGTGCCCCTCTGAAACCAAGTACATTCAACCTCTTAGAGCTGTTAATGCCAACGGTAAATGGAGAATCATTGTCAACAATGTCAAGGCTCACTACGAAACCCTTACCCAAACCACCCGTGTTGAACACTGCTCCACCCCTGGATCCCACTGTCCTCTTGTACCCGAATGCTACGAAACCAAATGCGTTCAAAAGTCCATCTACCACCGCTTTTTGACCTACGATCCTTATGATCAATACCTTCCCTTCGCCATCGAAAGCTTCAAGCTCCCAGCCTCTTGTGCTTGTTACAATGGAGCCTTCGCTGAATCCCACTAA